The Marinomonas profundi DNA segment TCCGGTGAATAGACTCAGTGGCGGTCAATGCCAAATGATTTTGTTCGCACAGGCTTTAATGCGTAAACCCAAGATACTCATGCTCGATGAACCCGTCAGCGCACTAGACCTGCATTTTCAACATGTCTTGCTAGACCATTTAGATACGCAAACAAAAGATCAAGGCTGGATCACTGTCATGGTGCTTCACGACCTGAATCTTGCCGCGCAATACGCCGATAATCTGCTGGTGCTAAAAGACGGCAAATTGGTCGCTAGCGGTCACCCCAATGACATATTGACACCGTCTTTAATAAAAGACGTCTATAACGTTCATGCCGATGTAACAAAGGATGCCACGGGGGTTCCCTTTGTCAGAACAATAAGAACAGCAAGACAGGCGACGACTATAAAACCGCCTACCCATGCTGCAAAAATCACAGAAAAAATAGCGGTGACGGCCTAAACTCCGTCACTTCTCATCAAACCAGTACGCTGATACTTTTTATCAAACAAAAGATTCTGACACGTTCTATCAATAAACGCTGACATTCTGAACATTGCCGTACCGCCATTATTTATTAAGGCTTTTTTAATCACATCATGTATTCCAAACACATCATTAAAGACTGGCAGATACTCTCGCCGGCCGGCCGCGTATTAGTCATCAATGGCTTTACCTTTAATCTTGGCTTTTTCATGCTATTGCCCTATCTTGCGGACCATTTACACCATGATCTAGGCATCAGTGGTTGGTATGTGGGGGTTATTATTGGTCTAAGAGTGTTAAGCCAACAAGGTCTATTTTTAGTGGGCGGCACTTTAGGTGACAGATTAGGCTACAAGCGCTTAATCCTATTGGGCTGTGCCGTTCGTATCATCGGATTTGCTTTATTAGGTGTGGGTCAAAGTATTCCAATCTTGTTATTAGGGGCATTTTTTTCAGGTTTTGCTGGTGCACTCTTTACCCCCAGCAGCCAAGCCTATTTAGCGTCTGAGTATCCCGAACCGAAAGCCAGAGCAAAAGTCTTCGCCTTGCAGAACCTAACATCTGAAGCGGGGATGTTACTCGGTCCGCTCGTCGGCTTGTCTCTGCTTTATGTGGATTTTGCCTTGGTGGGGCTGATCTCATCGGCTCTATTTACGCTACTCTTTATCATTCAATGGCGTTTTTTGCCTGAACTTGACTCACAAAAAGCCCAGACAAGCGCTCAGCAGCCGTTTTGGCAACAATGGAGAAAGATGCTAACGCATAAAGCCTTCATGCAATTTGTCCTCTGCTCATCCGTTTACCATTTGCTTTTTCATCAACTTTACATCGCTGTGCCACATCAAATCCGCTCCGTCACTCAAGACGTCAGCATCATTACCTGGGTTTTCGTCACCTCTTCCGTGATGGGAGTACTCATGCAAATGCCTGTCAGCCGATTTGTGGCATCACACTTAGGCACCGCTCGTGGAGTAGGGTTTGGGATGGCGATCATGGGATCAGGTTATCTGTGGCTTAATCTCAGTTTTTCTTACTTACCCGCACTGCCGTTTATTCTCTGTGCCGTCTTTTTTAGCTTAGGCTCAATGCTAGTATTGCCGCTTTTAGGCGCCTATGTGCCTAAGTTTTGCTCGTCTAAAGAATTGGGTAGCCATTACGGTTTATATTCCTGCATTGGTGGTATTTATGCCTTTACTGGCAATATCAGCAGCGGCTGGCTGCTATCGTCGACCAACCTATCTCATGGCTGGATTTGGGCTGGATTGGCCACGTTTGGCATCTTGTCTGGCACACTGCTTTTTCGACAAATAACACACCATGCAAACAGAAAAGAAGAGATTTTTTTGGATTGAAAAATAACCCTAAGCACCAGCAAAGGGTTATTTACTATGACTAACGCTGGAACTCACCCGCTCGTTCCGGCTGATAATCCACCTTGATAATGACAACAGACAACACATCACCATTTGGCTTGGGCCAATCAATTTGCTCACCTTCTTTTAGCCCAAGTAACGCACTGCCAACAGGCGCTAAAACAGAAATACAGTCTTCTGCACCATTAGCATCTTTGGGGTATACCAAGGTTTTTGAAAACTCTTTTTCCGACGATAAGACCTTAAAGGTCACCGTCGAATTCATCGTCACAATATTGTCAGGCATCTCTTTTGGCTCAACAATGTCGGCGCGATCAATTTCCTCCTGTAAATCGTCCTTGTTAGGAAATTGTGAAGAACTTAATGAATCCAGTAATTTCTCCAACCTCACAGCATCTAATGATGAAATGGTTATTTGTGGTCTCTGCATCGTAATCTACCTATTACTTAAAATAGAAAAAGTCGTAAGTAAACGAGTTACCTACGACTTTATTCAGAAATTTGTCTCGTGTATAAAAACACATAACAGAAGGAAAATTTGCTCTAGCAAAAAGTCTCCTGATTTTATAGCACTCACTCTTGTTCATTTTGAACGTGGATTTTTTCCACTGCCAATCATCATAAGCGAGTTGCCACACAAAGTCAGCAAACAAAAAGCCCCGCATCAGCGAGGCTCTTTAATCCGTATTACCCATGATGAAAACAACGGCAATTAAACCGAGGTGTTTTTCACTGAACACACACCATAAGCCGCCACGACCAAGAAGCAGACAGCAGGCACAACATAGGAAACAATCGCGCCATATGTATCAATAGTAGCGCCTTGGATCAATGGCATTACCGCACCACCTAAGATCGCCATCACCAAACCGGCCGAGCCAAATTTGGTATCCTCACCAAGGCCATTCAACGCAATGCTGTAAATCGTTGGAAACATCAAAGACAAACAGGCCGAAATAGACACAATTGCCCAAACACCGGTCACACCTGGCGCCATCACAGCGTAAAGGCACAAGACGCTCCCCAATAGAGCCAACACACTCAACAACACAGCAGGACGGAAAAAGCCCATCAACCAAGTCATCACAAAACGCGACACCAAGAAAATAATCAAACTGTACTGCAAGTAATCAGACGCGCTGGCTTCGGTGCCACCTAATGTTTCTTGTACATATTGAATGGTAAAGGTCCAAGTACAGGTTTGCGCCGCAACGTTAAAAAACTGTGCAACCACACCCCAGCGGTACTGTTTTCTCGAAATCAATCGGCATAAGGTCGCCTTAAAATCAATTTTTTGGGCCACATCAACATTGACTTTATTCGCTGATTTTGGCAAACGCATAAAATAGATCAATGCCCAAATCACCATCAACACAAACGCCATGCCCACATAAGGCGTCATCACGCTGTTCAGCTCATCCGCTCGAATATTGCGTAACATCTCTGGTGCCATGCTGGCTCTTTCTTCTGCGGATGCGGTATTGAGATTCGGCAGAATCAAGGTCGCCGCTAAAAACACACCGATATTGGTGCCAACTGGGTTGAACGCCTGAGCTAAATTCAAACGACGTGTGGCACTGCCCTCAGGGCCCATGGTCATCACAAAAGGATTGGCTGAGGTTTCTAAAATCGACAAGCCCGCCGCCAAAATAAACAGCGCGGCCAAAAAGAAACCATAGGTCATAGACACACTAGCCGGGTAAAACGCCAAGGCACCCAAAATCGCCAAAGCCAAACCGGTCAAGACACCCGCTTTGTAAGAATAACGCGCATTGATAAACGCCGCCGGAATCGCCAAACAGAAATACGCCCCGTAATAAGCGAACTGCACTAAAGCGGATTCAAAGGTACTCATGGTAAAAATTTTACTGAACACCTTCACTAAGGGGTCTGTCATGTTGGCCGCAACGCCCCACGCAGCAAAGCAGGTAATCAATAAAATAAACGCGATTCTCATATTTGGATAAACAAACTGAGCAGAAAGGGACGCTTGAGGAACTGTATTTTGATTTTTCATAAAGCAAACAACATCTATTATTTTATAGTTGGATGATAGGGCCAGGCGTTAAGCGGCGCGTTGTAAAACCACCGCATAAAACACAAGGTGCAAAATCCTACCACCAACTTTCTATAAAAATGAGCCTACAATACAAAACTTGGCCGCTTATGATGCTGATTAATTTTTTCTTACCCATTTCATTAACATAAATGAAATAATCATGACCGACGGTTCATTAAGAACCTTTTAAGTTCAAAGAGTTAGCGCTGTCTAAGCAATCGTAACGCGTTCGCTGTCACCAACGCCGTGGCGCCAGAATCCGCCAATACCGCCAACCACAACCCCGTTATGCCTAACAAAGTCGTCACCAGAAATACCGCCTTTAATCCTAAAGCAATGGTGATATTTTGCCGGATATTAGCGTTGGTCGCGCGGGACAAGCGAATCATATCCGCCAAGCCCTGCAAACGGTTATGGGTTAACGCCGCATCAGCGGTTTCCAACGCCACATCGGTGCCGCTGCCCATGGCAATACCAATCGTGGCGGCTTTCATCGCTGGCGCATCGTTTATGCCATCGCCCACCATGGCCGTCGCCTGTTGTTGATTCAGCTTAATGACCGCCGCAACCTTGTCTTCTGGTAATAAACTCGCCTGAAAATCGATATTCAGTTGCGCCGCGATCACCGCTGCGGCGCGCGCATTATCACCGGTTAACATCACCCCTTTAACGCCCAAAGAACGAAGGTCGTCTAAGGCCGCTTTGGCGTCTTCTCGTAGCGTATCCTGCAGCGCAATTAACCCCCACAAGCGCTCGTCTTCTAGTAGCAAAACGACGGTTTTGCCTTCTTTTTCAAGGGCAATAATGTGCTGTTGCATTGCATCTTCTAGAACTCGATCTAATTTACTGGGTGCGCTGATGCGAATTTTTTTACCCGCAAAATCCCCTTCCACCCCAATCCCCGCTAAGGTTTTGCGGTTATCGGCATGAACCAAGGCAATACCCTGTTGCTCGGTATATTCAACAATGGCCTTAGCTAATGGATGATGAGAGCCCATTTCAACCGCCGACGCGGCCGCCAATAACGCATCAACACTTGAATCATTAAAAGTAAGCACATTGGTAACACTAGGCTGACCCTTGGTTAAGGTACCGGTTTTATCAAAGGCGATGGTTTCGACTCGACCAAGCTGCTCTAACGCCAAGCCTCCTTTAATTAAAGCGCCACGGCGCGTTGCCGCCGCCAGACCCGAAGTAATCGCCGCTGGCGTAGAAATCACCAAAGCACAAGGACAGCCAATTAGCAGCAAGGCCAAACCACGATAAATCCAAGTATCCCAAGCTTGGCCATACATCAAAGGCGGAATCAAGATCACCAAGACAGAGATCAACATGATCACTGGCGTATAAATTCGACTAAATTTATCAAGGAAACGTTCAAGCGGTGCTTTGCGTTCTTCGGCTTCTTCAATCAGATGCAAAATTCGATCAATGGCATTATTACCCGGTTGCGACACCACGTTAAGACGCACAACGTTATCCACCAACAAACTGCCAGCGGGTATTTTCTCGCCCTGCAAACGTTCAACCGGAACCGCTTCCCCCGTCAACGCACTTTCATCAAAACTTGCCATATCAGACAAAAGCACCGCATCCGCAGGCAAACGCTCACCCGGTGATACTTCAATTTCATCCTCTGGGCGTAAATCGGCAATGGCGATTGTTTGGCGCACGCCCTTTTTGATGATCAAAGCTTCTTCCGGCAACAAAGCCATCAAGGCACTCACGCCTTTGCGCGCACGATTGGCGGCAAAAGATTCTAAACTCTCGCCAATCATAAAGAGCAACAACACCATCGCCGCTTCGGCTGTAGCGCCAATAAATAACGCGCCGATTGCCGCGACACTCATTAAGGTTTCAATGGCAAACGGCGAGCCGCTGCGCATCATGCGCCATGACTTTTTCATAATAGGCACTAAGCCAACCAAGGTGGTGACAATAAAGGCGGTTTCACCAAACCATGGATTGAATTGCGTTATCCCCCAACTCAGCAACATCAGCAGCGCTAATCCCACAATAGGCACGTATTCACGCCATGGCTGAGGAGAGGAAAGTAATGAAGAAGAATCCGCTTTAGCGTTCAAAGACCGTGAATCAAAACCAATTTTTTTCACCGCCGCTTCAATTTGATTGGACACATCAGAAATAGCGTCCACCTGCAATTTTTCGGTGGAGAAAACCACATTGGCGCTTACCACACCATCGATAGAAGAAACCGCACGTTCAATAGAACGCGCACAACTGGCGCAATCCATACCGCTGACTCGCCAGCTTAGCGTTTGCACCTCTCGATGCTGATGAGGAATATGTGTTGATGATTGACGGGGCATAACTCTCTCCTGTTGTGACGCCATAAAGTAGCCATAACAGGAGTGTAGACCTTGGAGTACAGTCCAAGGTCAAGCAATAAAAATGCTTTTTAGAAAAGTAAAAAGCTCAGTGTTTAATCGAAACACCTTCAACTTCCAATACCGTTTTTGCGTCAGTGCGCTCCATGATTTTCACCAAGGCGGATTGAATCACTTCGTCTTCACGTACCTCACTTTGGCCCGCAAAACGCTGATCTTGTGGCTCAGCGCCTTCTTCTGCAGTAAAAGTCACCACCACTTCCGTGGCAATGTCTGCCGTATCGCCAAAATACGCAATGGAAAGTTGCGGATAACCTTTGAAACCCATTTTGACTTTCTTCGCGATACGTTTTTTGGATTTATCTAAATTCATGCTGCCTGCCTAAGGGAAAGAATATTACGCTTCAATGAAAACCTATGGTCGAATTAAACCACAAAGCAGACTGTTCAAGGTAAATTAAACACGAAATAACCCCACCCTAGCCCTTCACAGAGAGTGTCGCTAAAGGTAATCTGCGAAGGCTGGATACGTTTTGTCGGCCTGATAAGGGAGGTACGACCGTGATCAGGCGTGTAACATTATTTAGCCTACAATGGGTTGATGTATATTGTTTTTTTGTAGGTCGTGGCTTCAGCCCGACAAGACGTGATTTGTCGTGATGAGCTTTTTGTCGGCCTAAAGGCGCGACCAAGACTGGCGGAAGTCGTTTAGCGACACCCTCTGGTAAGGGTGAAGTTATAAGGAGTAAATCACTTAATTAAGTTTAGTGCACCTCTAAATTCATCCGCTCGACAGTCACCAATCAATTCAAACAAGCACATTTCAAGGCTGGTTATTTCCGCACCTTTTCGAGCCAACTTGGCGAGCGCCATGTCTTTATTGCTCAGCGCTCGTGACGACACACAATCACTTACCAATTCCACTTCATAGCCTAAATCCAGCAAACCTAGCGCCGTTTGATACACGCAAATGTGGGCTTCAATGCCGCTCATCAACCAAGTATTTACCTTGGTTTTTTTAACCGCTTCGACAAATACGGGCTCACCACAGGCACTAAAAGAATACTTCGCAATCGGCTCAACCATGTCCAGCACCTCGCGTAATGCAGGAACCGTTGCCCCCAGTTTTTCTGGATTTTGTTCCAACCACAAAATCGGCAAGCCCAATAGTTTCGCGGCTTTCACTAACTTGACGAGATTGGCGATAAACACCTCGCTGTCATCAACAATAGTGGCTAGCTTTCCCTGCACGTCGATCACTACCAAACCCGTTTTGTCTTTTCTTAACATACGGCCTTCCCATTTTGTTATTTTTTCAAACCAATTTAATACCAAGTGACGTTAATAACCCAACCGCCTCGTAACGACAAAATATCGCACCTTTAAGGATGTTCCTCGTGACATCAATATCGTAATGGGTCGCGCCATTAAAATCTGCCCCCGTAAGGTTCGTATTCACAAACAAACTATTACTTAAATCCGTACCAGAAAAACGCGCCCGCGACAGGGTCGCTTCGCGAAAATCCACATCGTGCGCACGACAATCTTCAAAAACAATACCCGACTGTTTCAAACCATAAAATGACGACGCATTGACCAGACATTCTTTAAAAAACAACGACGACCCCAGCGATAAGCCACGCCAATAGGCTTTTGTCCAATCCACACCTAATACTTTTGATTCATAAAATTGCACCTCTGAAAACTTACTGTTTCTTACATTTACCGCCGTCAACTTGCACTGACGGAACTGGCAATCTTTAAAGGTACAAGCATCAAAAAATGCTTCGGTAAAATCACAAGAATCAAACACGCAAGACTCAAACACCTTGCGGCTCACACTTTCCTGCACCATAGACAAGTCAGTAAAGGTTTGTCCTTCAAACGCATCTTCATTCGGTAATTGTCGTGTCTTCGCTAACTTGTCCATCAAACTCTCCCGTGACTAGAAAGCTAAGGTAACAAGAGATCTAGAATGGCTCAATCGAAAACGCCTCTTGCGTACAGCATTCATGTCGCGACGCTCTGTGCGCTTAAGTACCTAGTAGCGCCCATATTCTCTGTTAGTAAAGTCGAGCGATTTTGTTATTTGTTTCCCTTTTAAAGCGTCGTAGTCTTTTGGGTTAGAACTTTTCAGACACTTTTTTAGACCTCTTTCAGAAAGGAAACAACATGCTCAACAAGACGCAAATTAAAGTACGCGGCTATCATCTCGACCTTTTTCAACACGTCAACAACGCCCGCTACTTAGAATTTATAGAAGAAGGCCGCTGGGCGTTTTTTGATGAATTTTTTGATAAAGACGACTGGATGCAACAAGATCTCGTCTGGCCCGTGGTCAACATAAACATCAACTTCAAGTCCGAAGCCAATTTTGGAGATCTGCTCGAAGTGCAAACCCGCTATGTCAAAATCGGCAACCGCAGCATCACCATGAAGCAAACCATTTTCAACACACAAACCAACGACACCGTAGTGGAAGCCGACGTGACGTATGTGTGTTTCTCCAAAGCCGCAAAAGCCGCCATTCCCTTTCCTGATGACTTCAGACAAAGAGTAGAGCTGTCTATTGCGGCTTTTGAATGAATTAGAGCGCTACTTACTAGCAGGAATAAAAAAGGCAGGCTGGGCGAAAAGCCCAACCCACCTTAAACCGATGAGAGCGGGTGTTAGACTTTAAATTTGTCTAACGATGTTGCTTGCTCTGTCGTAATTTCTACCATGGTTTCACACAGGGTTGATTGCTCTGTGGCGGCATCGGAAACCGATTGACTGATGTCGCGAATATTGGTGGTGTTACGGTTTATTTCATTCGACGTGGCGCTTTGTTCTTCTGCCGCAGCGGCAATCTGAATCGTCATGTCATTGATTTCATTAATGCTGGTACGAATCGCTTCTAACGAGGCTTTTGCCTGACTCGCAATCTGCTGAGTCGCGTTGGCACTTTCTCGGCTTTCGAGAATCTCTTTTTCTGCTCCTCGTACTCCGGTCTGCAACTGCTGAATCATCTTCTGTATCTGCTCAGTCGACTCTTGCGTTTTTGATGCTAGGGTTCTTACTTCATCGGCAACTACAGCAAAACCTCGTCCTTGTTCGCCCGCTCGCGCCGCTTCAATAGCTGCGTTTAACGCCAACAGATTGGTTTGATCCGCTATGTCGGTAATTACGGTTAGAATCGATTCAATATTGCCACTGTAAACAACCAGTTCATTAATGGTTTTAACAACGCCGCCCATTTTATCGGTAAGTTGATCAATCGACGCGGTTGTGCGCTCTACCACCATTTCACCTTCTTTCGCAGCAACATCGGCTTGATTCGCACGACTTGCCGCAGTTTGGGCGTTGTCGGCCACATCATGTGCGGTCGCAGACATTTCATGCATAGCGGTCGCCAGCTGATCCAGCTCATTCAGTTGAGTATAAAGCTCAGCAGAAGAGCGCGCAGAAGACGCAGCGGTTTTATCCGTGTTTTCACGGACTCGTAAAGACTGGCCTTTTACCTCACGAATTAAGTGCTGTAAGTAGACAACAAATTTATTAAACTCACCCGATACATCACCAAACTCGTCATTACTGGTAATGTCTAGGCGTTTTGTCAGATCGCCTTCGCCACCGTTAATACCTTGCAAAGACTCGCGTAATGCTCGTAATGGGCGCAACAAACGCGTGACGACCAAGTACAACACGATAGACACAAGCAGCGCGGCGATTAATGTTCCCCAAAACGCCCCCCAACCAAACGCACGAACATCAGCAAATAACTTGTCTTCATCTAAAACGACACCAATATACCAATCAGCACCATATAGATTTGGCAAAGGAGTAAAAGACGTATACACAGAGCTATCATCAGCAAGACGGTTAGGCACCAAGTCGCCACTCAACGAAGGCACACCGCCTTGAAATAAATCCGCAACGGATTTGCCATTTAAGTCGGCATTAGGGTGGCTAATAATTTTGCCCGATTTATTCAGTAAAAAAGCGTATCCGGTATTATCAAAATTCATGGTATTAACGGCATCAGAGACGACGTTTAGGCTCAAATCGCCACCAAAAGCACCTTTAAATTGTCCGCGATCAGAAAGAGCCGCGACAACAGAAATCAAAATTTCGCCCTCGGTAGACAAATAGGGTTCTGTCAGTGCCGCTTGGTCATACTTTTTACTGGTTTCATACCAAGGACGCTTTCGAGCATCCCAACCCGGTGGGTTCCAATTTGGGTCATTGGTAATACGACTACCATTATTGGCGTCTAAACCGCCAAACAAGAGAAGAAATTCTTTTTTGTATATAGGCAAATCAAACGCATTTTGGATCGTCTCTTGGCTAAAATCCGCATCGACTGCCTGAGAAATAGATTCAATTAAATCCATTTTATTTTTAAGCCAATTATCGACTTGCAAAGCCAGCGCTTGACTACTTTCTTGAGTATTCGTGGTTGTTTTTTCAAACATGGCCGCTCGGAGGCTGGCATATTGCAACCATGAGTACGCCGAGAATGCTAAAACAACAACGACAGAAGCACACAAGACAACTTTATGGGACACCTTCATTATTTATTACCTACTTTAGAAACATATTTCATTTCCCTATTACAACAAGCACGACTCCTATTTTTAATAGTGTAGTCGTCACCGCTAAACAAAGCTCGGGGGAATCTATATCAACCTTTACTAAAACATCACCTTAGTGCCTTTTTTTAGCCAATATCTCAAAGAAAATGTCTCTTTTAGCGCCATTTAATAAAAAACCCCGCGATCTTTACAGAGGCGGGGTTGGGTTGTTGGCAACACTGATACGAAGCTAAAAAGCCCCTTAGGAGATCAAGCTAGATCAAAACGATCCAGCTCCATTACTTTCGTCCACGCTGCGATAAAGTCTTTCACAAAGCGTTCTTGTGAATCTGAGCAAGCGTACACTTCAGCAATAGCACGAAGTTGTGAATTTGAACCAAAGACCAAATCCGCCCGTGTCGCTGTCCATTTAATCGCGCCAGTATGACGATCTCGGCCTTGGAATTCATCCGCTTTTTCTGAGGTGGCAGACCATTTAGTGCCCATATCCAACAAATTCACAAAGAAATCATTGCTCAACACTTCTGGCTGTTTCGTCAACACACCCTGTTGAGATTGACCAACATTGGCATTTAAAGCACGCAAGCCACCCACTAACACCGTCATTTCTGGCGCCGAAAGCGTGAGCAATTGAGCTTTGTCTAACAGCATTTCTTCTGTTGAAACTGTGTACTGAGCTTTTTGATAATTACGGAAACCATCAGCAATCGGCTCAAGCACCGCAAAAGATGCCACATCGGTTTGTTCTTGAGTGGCGTCACCACGACCCGGAGTAAAAGGCACCGTCACGTCTACGCCTGCAGCTTTAGCCGCTTTTTCAACCCCAGCGGAACCAGCCAGAACGATTAAATCGGCCAAAGACACTTGCTTACCACCAGATTGTGCCTGATTAAACTCAGCCTGAATGCTTTCCAATGCGGCTAACACACTGGCAAGCTGCTCTGGTTGGTTCACCTGCCAATCTTTTTGTGGCGCCAAACGAATGCGCGCACCGTTTGCACCACCGCGCATATCAGAGCCACGGTAAGTCGATGCTGACGCCCACGCCGT contains these protein-coding regions:
- a CDS encoding ABC transporter ATP-binding protein, which gives rise to MLQVNKLNVAFDDLILAQGMSFTLVPGKVNVIIGPNGTGKSTLLKTLFGDIQATSGEIKFKNDTLQRKQLSQWRQQFGYMPQDIRLDVELSALEVVLLGQLNTLGFRLEDHVIEEALNALDKIGLLHLANRPVNRLSGGQCQMILFAQALMRKPKILMLDEPVSALDLHFQHVLLDHLDTQTKDQGWITVMVLHDLNLAAQYADNLLVLKDGKLVASGHPNDILTPSLIKDVYNVHADVTKDATGVPFVRTIRTARQATTIKPPTHAAKITEKIAVTA
- a CDS encoding MDR family MFS transporter: MYSKHIIKDWQILSPAGRVLVINGFTFNLGFFMLLPYLADHLHHDLGISGWYVGVIIGLRVLSQQGLFLVGGTLGDRLGYKRLILLGCAVRIIGFALLGVGQSIPILLLGAFFSGFAGALFTPSSQAYLASEYPEPKARAKVFALQNLTSEAGMLLGPLVGLSLLYVDFALVGLISSALFTLLFIIQWRFLPELDSQKAQTSAQQPFWQQWRKMLTHKAFMQFVLCSSVYHLLFHQLYIAVPHQIRSVTQDVSIITWVFVTSSVMGVLMQMPVSRFVASHLGTARGVGFGMAIMGSGYLWLNLSFSYLPALPFILCAVFFSLGSMLVLPLLGAYVPKFCSSKELGSHYGLYSCIGGIYAFTGNISSGWLLSSTNLSHGWIWAGLATFGILSGTLLFRQITHHANRKEEIFLD
- the rnk gene encoding nucleoside diphosphate kinase regulator, with protein sequence MQRPQITISSLDAVRLEKLLDSLSSSQFPNKDDLQEEIDRADIVEPKEMPDNIVTMNSTVTFKVLSSEKEFSKTLVYPKDANGAEDCISVLAPVGSALLGLKEGEQIDWPKPNGDVLSVVIIKVDYQPERAGEFQR
- the fucP gene encoding L-fucose:H+ symporter permease, which encodes MKNQNTVPQASLSAQFVYPNMRIAFILLITCFAAWGVAANMTDPLVKVFSKIFTMSTFESALVQFAYYGAYFCLAIPAAFINARYSYKAGVLTGLALAILGALAFYPASVSMTYGFFLAALFILAAGLSILETSANPFVMTMGPEGSATRRLNLAQAFNPVGTNIGVFLAATLILPNLNTASAEERASMAPEMLRNIRADELNSVMTPYVGMAFVLMVIWALIYFMRLPKSANKVNVDVAQKIDFKATLCRLISRKQYRWGVVAQFFNVAAQTCTWTFTIQYVQETLGGTEASASDYLQYSLIIFLVSRFVMTWLMGFFRPAVLLSVLALLGSVLCLYAVMAPGVTGVWAIVSISACLSLMFPTIYSIALNGLGEDTKFGSAGLVMAILGGAVMPLIQGATIDTYGAIVSYVVPAVCFLVVAAYGVCSVKNTSV
- a CDS encoding zinc/cadmium/mercury/lead-transporting ATPase, with amino-acid sequence MPRQSSTHIPHQHREVQTLSWRVSGMDCASCARSIERAVSSIDGVVSANVVFSTEKLQVDAISDVSNQIEAAVKKIGFDSRSLNAKADSSSLLSSPQPWREYVPIVGLALLMLLSWGITQFNPWFGETAFIVTTLVGLVPIMKKSWRMMRSGSPFAIETLMSVAAIGALFIGATAEAAMVLLLFMIGESLESFAANRARKGVSALMALLPEEALIIKKGVRQTIAIADLRPEDEIEVSPGERLPADAVLLSDMASFDESALTGEAVPVERLQGEKIPAGSLLVDNVVRLNVVSQPGNNAIDRILHLIEEAEERKAPLERFLDKFSRIYTPVIMLISVLVILIPPLMYGQAWDTWIYRGLALLLIGCPCALVISTPAAITSGLAAATRRGALIKGGLALEQLGRVETIAFDKTGTLTKGQPSVTNVLTFNDSSVDALLAAASAVEMGSHHPLAKAIVEYTEQQGIALVHADNRKTLAGIGVEGDFAGKKIRISAPSKLDRVLEDAMQQHIIALEKEGKTVVLLLEDERLWGLIALQDTLREDAKAALDDLRSLGVKGVMLTGDNARAAAVIAAQLNIDFQASLLPEDKVAAVIKLNQQQATAMVGDGINDAPAMKAATIGIAMGSGTDVALETADAALTHNRLQGLADMIRLSRATNANIRQNITIALGLKAVFLVTTLLGITGLWLAVLADSGATALVTANALRLLRQR
- a CDS encoding hydrolase — translated: MLRKDKTGLVVIDVQGKLATIVDDSEVFIANLVKLVKAAKLLGLPILWLEQNPEKLGATVPALREVLDMVEPIAKYSFSACGEPVFVEAVKKTKVNTWLMSGIEAHICVYQTALGLLDLGYEVELVSDCVSSRALSNKDMALAKLARKGAEITSLEMCLFELIGDCRADEFRGALNLIK
- a CDS encoding pentapeptide repeat-containing protein is translated as MDKLAKTRQLPNEDAFEGQTFTDLSMVQESVSRKVFESCVFDSCDFTEAFFDACTFKDCQFRQCKLTAVNVRNSKFSEVQFYESKVLGVDWTKAYWRGLSLGSSLFFKECLVNASSFYGLKQSGIVFEDCRAHDVDFREATLSRARFSGTDLSNSLFVNTNLTGADFNGATHYDIDVTRNILKGAIFCRYEAVGLLTSLGIKLV
- a CDS encoding acyl-CoA thioesterase, with translation MLNKTQIKVRGYHLDLFQHVNNARYLEFIEEGRWAFFDEFFDKDDWMQQDLVWPVVNININFKSEANFGDLLEVQTRYVKIGNRSITMKQTIFNTQTNDTVVEADVTYVCFSKAAKAAIPFPDDFRQRVELSIAAFE
- a CDS encoding methyl-accepting chemotaxis protein; the protein is MKVSHKVVLCASVVVVLAFSAYSWLQYASLRAAMFEKTTTNTQESSQALALQVDNWLKNKMDLIESISQAVDADFSQETIQNAFDLPIYKKEFLLLFGGLDANNGSRITNDPNWNPPGWDARKRPWYETSKKYDQAALTEPYLSTEGEILISVVAALSDRGQFKGAFGGDLSLNVVSDAVNTMNFDNTGYAFLLNKSGKIISHPNADLNGKSVADLFQGGVPSLSGDLVPNRLADDSSVYTSFTPLPNLYGADWYIGVVLDEDKLFADVRAFGWGAFWGTLIAALLVSIVLYLVVTRLLRPLRALRESLQGINGGEGDLTKRLDITSNDEFGDVSGEFNKFVVYLQHLIREVKGQSLRVRENTDKTAASSARSSAELYTQLNELDQLATAMHEMSATAHDVADNAQTAASRANQADVAAKEGEMVVERTTASIDQLTDKMGGVVKTINELVVYSGNIESILTVITDIADQTNLLALNAAIEAARAGEQGRGFAVVADEVRTLASKTQESTEQIQKMIQQLQTGVRGAEKEILESRESANATQQIASQAKASLEAIRTSINEINDMTIQIAAAAEEQSATSNEINRNTTNIRDISQSVSDAATEQSTLCETMVEITTEQATSLDKFKV